From Micromonospora rhizosphaerae, the proteins below share one genomic window:
- a CDS encoding multicopper oxidase family protein gives MTVGSLLAADLVIAVLAAAGWLGGGAASAARHRRPALGLAAFALLATFARAITITALARAGWWFAAEKVLIAAPLSLAAVVVAGPRLLRAPGDIRTVALPLLFAGYAESSALLVTVLHGYPASAGVGLLAVAGVVAATAVSWRVLGARPSRTVSRATLVVAVAALVTGTGLAAAPGAAPAVLHDHEYRDARTVGEPTRRFTLTAGTATVSVSGRDVAAWAFNGQVPGPELTATVGDVLEVTLRNRDIARGVTLHWHGYDVPNSQDGVPGITQAAVLPGQEFVYRFRADQAGTYWYHTHAVSDVGVRMGLYGVLVVHPAPVTGVDVTVPVHTLAGLPLPAPRTEPVEAGMPVRLRLVNTDSTTHRYALAGTPFRVAAIDGSDLQGPTPLVDTAVLIPAGGRYDLVFTAPATPVALFVDGRAVYSTGPVSTATGGWPVLDPLTYGVGSPVPWSRFDREFTLVLDRGLDLRGLLPRYAHTVNGAADPDIPPQVVRLGDVVKFTIVNRSLVVHPWHLHGHHVLVLSRNGKPATGSPLWLDSFDVRPGDVWEVAFPADNPGMWANHCHNLAHADAGMTLHLMYA, from the coding sequence GCCGCGTCGGCCGCCCGGCACCGTCGGCCCGCGCTGGGACTGGCCGCCTTCGCGCTGCTCGCCACGTTCGCCCGCGCGATCACGATCACCGCGCTCGCCCGCGCCGGCTGGTGGTTCGCGGCGGAGAAGGTCCTCATCGCCGCGCCACTGTCGCTCGCGGCGGTGGTCGTCGCCGGGCCGCGGCTGCTGCGGGCCCCGGGCGACATTCGGACCGTCGCCCTCCCGCTTCTCTTCGCCGGGTACGCCGAGAGCAGCGCCCTGCTCGTGACCGTCCTGCACGGCTATCCGGCGTCGGCAGGCGTGGGACTGCTCGCGGTCGCCGGGGTCGTCGCGGCGACCGCGGTCTCGTGGCGCGTCCTCGGCGCGCGCCCGTCCCGGACGGTGTCCCGGGCGACCCTCGTGGTGGCGGTCGCGGCGCTGGTGACCGGAACCGGGCTGGCCGCCGCCCCGGGCGCTGCTCCTGCCGTACTACATGATCATGAATATCGGGATGCGCGGACCGTGGGCGAACCGACCAGGCGGTTCACCCTGACGGCCGGGACCGCCACGGTGAGCGTGAGCGGCCGTGACGTGGCGGCGTGGGCGTTCAACGGGCAGGTTCCCGGGCCGGAGCTGACCGCCACCGTCGGCGACGTCCTGGAGGTGACGCTGCGCAACCGGGACATCGCGCGGGGCGTCACGCTGCACTGGCACGGGTACGACGTGCCGAACAGCCAGGACGGCGTGCCCGGCATTACGCAGGCGGCGGTGCTGCCCGGACAGGAGTTCGTGTATCGGTTCCGCGCCGATCAGGCCGGGACGTACTGGTACCACACGCATGCGGTATCCGACGTCGGCGTGCGGATGGGACTCTACGGCGTCCTGGTGGTGCACCCGGCGCCGGTGACCGGCGTCGACGTCACGGTGCCGGTGCACACGCTGGCCGGCCTTCCGCTGCCCGCACCGAGAACGGAGCCGGTCGAGGCGGGGATGCCCGTGCGGCTGCGGCTTGTCAACACCGACAGCACGACACACCGGTACGCCCTGGCCGGGACCCCGTTCCGGGTCGCCGCGATCGACGGATCCGACCTGCAGGGCCCGACGCCGCTGGTGGACACCGCCGTGCTCATCCCGGCCGGGGGACGCTACGACCTGGTGTTCACCGCGCCCGCCACGCCGGTGGCGCTGTTCGTCGACGGACGGGCGGTCTACTCGACCGGACCGGTGTCGACGGCGACCGGCGGCTGGCCGGTGCTGGATCCGCTCACCTACGGCGTCGGTTCTCCGGTGCCGTGGTCCCGGTTCGACAGGGAGTTCACCCTCGTTCTCGACCGCGGCCTCGACCTGCGCGGACTGCTTCCGCGGTACGCCCACACCGTCAACGGCGCGGCCGATCCGGACATCCCGCCCCAGGTCGTACGCCTCGGCGACGTCGTCAAGTTCACGATCGTGAACCGATCACTGGTGGTGCACCCGTGGCATCTGCACGGCCATCACGTCCTGGTGCTGTCCCGCAACGGAAAGCCGGCGACCGGAAGTCCGTTGTGGCTGGACTCCTTCGACGTGCGCCCCGGCGACGTCTGGGAGGTGGCGTTCCCAGCCGACAACCCCGGAATGTGGGCCAACCACTGCCACAACCTGGCACACGCCGACGCCGGGATGACGCTGCACCTGATGTACGCGTGA